The Plasmodium vinckei vinckei genome assembly, chromosome: PVVCY_14 genome window below encodes:
- a CDS encoding pre-mRNA-splicing factor CWC26, putative — protein MEEYLRNKYLKTDVEKKKKKNKKGKIKIHDSDDENERFNKKNIKNNNLDEYNFIESDSSSDVPITIMQNDGMDILDLSRENKKKILQSLNNDISPDTPFNDVDKIHEKKKKKKKEKKKEWSLKSLIKKGHIAKQAKQSQYNDIDEKNSNHKSKNTDVRHISKASLDSDKNYNKNNRTSSEETYRRRKRSNTRDSSSDVSLPRRGKEQDSSSDVSLPRRRGKEQDSSSDVSLPRRKGKEQDSSSDVSLPRRKGKEQDSSSDVSLPRRKGKEQDSSSDVSLPRRKGKDRSSSSDVSLPRKEVKRATSMDSQPEGNDSNNNEYSSDVSNKISNEEENEVVKNSDKNPNTIYRDKDGKIISRDEWIKNIKNEKPGYRHGVDKIKGNDKNERNKRNRKGKKYNDDQKVKLEWGSGLVQKEMREKIMEENKKIVNKKNIINYDYDSDYDQKLKQDIRKEDPMNKYLVQSNQENQKAKCRYQSPYNRFNILAGYRWDGVIRGNGFEQKRYEMLKEKELKDRLAYI, from the coding sequence ATGGAGGAATACTTACGgaacaaatatttaaaaactgatgtagaaaaaaagaaaaaaaaaaataaaaaaggaaaaataaaaatccaTGATAGtgatgatgaaaatgaaagatttaataaaaagaatataaaaaataataatttagatgaatataattttattgaatCAGATTCAAGTTCAGATGTACCTATAACTATTATGCAAAATGATGGCATGGATATATTAGATTTATCTcgtgaaaataaaaaaaaaattttacaatCTTTAAACAATGATATATCACCCGATACTCCTTTTAACGATGTTGATAAAATtcacgaaaaaaaaaagaaaaaaaaaaaagaaaaaaaaaaagaatggAGTTTAAAAAgtctaataaaaaaaggacATATTGCTAAACAGGCGAAACAAAGCCAATACAATGAtattgatgaaaaaaattctaaTCACAAATCTAAAAATACGGATGTGAGGCATATCTCAAAAGCTTCATTAGATagtgataaaaattataacaaaaataatcgAACAAGCTCGGAAGAAACATACCGAAGGCGAAAACGTAGTAACACCCGGGATAGCAGTTCCGATGTTTCACTACCAAGAAGAGGAAAGGAACAAGATAGTAGTTCCGATGTTTCACTACCAAGAAGAAGAGGAAAGGAACAAGATAGTAGTTCAGATGTTTCACTACCAAGAAGAAAAGGAAAGGAACAAGATAGTAGTTCAGATGTTTCACTACCAAGAAGAAAAGGAAAGGAACAAGATAGTAGTTCAGATGTTTCACTACCAAGAAGAAAAGGAAAGGAACAAGATAGTAGTTCAGATGTTTCACTACCAAGaagaaaaggaaaagaTCGAAGTAGCAGCTCAGACGTTTCACTACCAAGGAAGGAAGTGAAAAGGGCAACTAGTATGGATAGCCAACCAGAAGGAAACGATTcgaataataatgaatattcaTCTGAcgtatcaaataaaataagcaatgaagaagaaaatgaagtaGTAAAAAATTCTGATAAAAATCCTAATACAATTTATAGAGACAAAGATggtaaaataatttcaaGAGATGAAtggattaaaaatattaaaaatgaaaaaccAGGATATCGACATGGGgtagataaaataaaaggaaacgataaaaatgaaagaaataaaagaaatcgAAAAGGTAAAAAGTATAATGATGATcaaaaagtaaaattagAATGGGGAAGTGGGTTAGTACAAAAAGAAATGcgagaaaaaataatggaggaaaataaaaaaatagtaaataaaaagaatataataaattatgattATGATAGTGATTATGatcaaaaattaaaacaagaTATAAGAAAAGAAGATccaatgaataaatatttagtACAATCAAATCAGGAAAACCAAAAAGCAAAATGCAGGTATCAATCTCCATACAATagatttaatattttagcAGGATATAGATGGGATGGTGTAATAAGAGGAAATGGTTTTGAACAAAAAAGATACGAAAtgttaaaagaaaaagagtTGAAAGATAGattagcatatatataa
- a CDS encoding signal recognition particle, beta subunit, putative yields the protein MENAVKILNEVIGKIKDYNKKYGINIDEFHNVLFVTSILLALLFIFYIIFILFAIFFKKSKTNNVVLLLGPCESGKTTFLFKLKTDKMCRTVPSMKENVAFVFLKNIKKSKFIQFVDFPGHPKLAFGIKKYLNITNVIVYILDSSDRQSLKYVAENMLELFMNKAIVKRQIPIIIFCNKTDLCNSRPKKVIKEDLEREIEILKMSKYNSLEDDINDESECFLGVNSEFFRFERAPIHVELCSGSIKNNNMDEVIELIGKYY from the exons atggaaaacgcagttaaaattttaaatgaagttattggaaaaataaaagattataacaaaaaatatggaataaatatagacgAATTTCACaatgtattatttgtaacgagtatattattagcattgttatttattttttatataatttttattttatttgctatattttttaaaaaatccaaaacaaataatgttgtattattattagggCCATGTGAAAGTGGTAAAACCACtttcctttttaaattaaaaacagATAAAATGTGTAGGACTGTACCATCAATGAAAGAAAATGTTgcttttgtatttttaaaaaatattaaaaaatccaaatttatacaatttGTTGATTTTCCTGGTCATCCAAAGTTAGCCTTtggtattaaaaaatatctaaACATTACAAATGTAATTGTTTATATCCTTGACAGTTCAGATAGGCAATCTCTCAAATATGTCGCAga AAACATGTTGgaattatttatgaataaGGCAATTGTCAAAAGACAAATTCctatcatcattttttgcaACAAAACGGATTTATGTAATTCACGCCCAAAGAAAGTCATTAAAGAGGATTTAGAAAGAGAAAT tgaaattttgaaaatgtcTAAATACAACTCTCTTGAGGATGATATCAATGACGAATCGGAATGCTTCCTTGGGGTCAATTCAGAATTCTTTAGATTTGAAAGGGCTCCAATCCATGTG GAATTATGTAGTGgttcaataaaaaataataatatggacGAGGTCATTGAGCTTAttggaaaatattattaa
- a CDS encoding myosin light chain 1, putative myosin A tail domain interacting protein MTIP, putative gives MEQQCYTCYFDLPDPKSTIGPYDNELSYFMWGPGFEWKPEPVVKQISRDDTYDEIEESEESEHGFEELDEKVDKDDRKKYFDEKCVGGKISIADASYNARKLGLAPSSKDEEKIRELYGENLTFDQYLEYLSMSIHDKDNAEQLIKMFAHFDTNTTGFLTKNQMKNILVTWGDALTEEEAMNALNAFSDDDKIDYKLFCEDILQ, from the coding sequence ATGGAACAACAATGCTATACTtgttattttgatttacCTGACCCAAAATCAACAATAGGCCCATATGATAATGAATTAAGTTATTTTATGTGGGGACCCGGTTTTGAATGGAAACCCGAACCAGtagtaaaacaaatatCAAGAGACGATACTTATGATGAAATTGAGGAATCAGAAGAATCCGAACATGGATTTGAAGAATTAGATGAAAAAGTTGATAAAGATgacagaaaaaaatattttgatgaAAAATGCGTCGGTGGTAAAATAAGCATAGCAGATGCTTCTTACAATGCTCGAAAATTAGGTTTAGCTCCATCAAGTAaggatgaagaaaaaattagaGAATTATATGGAGAGAATTTAACATTTGATCAATATTTAGAATATTTATCTATGTCAATTCATGATAAAGATAATGCCGAgcaattaattaaaatgtttGCACATTTTGATACCAATACAACTGGTTTCTTAACCAAAAaccaaatgaaaaatattttagttACATGGGGAGATGCTTTAACTGAGGAAGAAGCAATGAATGCACTTAATGCATTTTCAGATGACGACAAAATcgattataaattattttgcgAGGATATATTgcaataa